Part of the Thermodesulfobacteriota bacterium genome is shown below.
GCGGCGCGAGGCTGGAGGCTGAGGGGGCGCCCGTCTTCCTGCTCCCCTTGCCGGGGGCGAGATGGTATGCTGGGACATTCCATTCCTGATGAAGGGCCACGGACCGGCCCTGTCCTGGGGCAGGATGCCCGGGTGCAGGGGGATTCCTGATGCCGCCCACCCAAGCTGTAGGCAACGGCCCGGCAGAACTGGCCAACCTGGCAAGCCCGGCGCGGCAGCCCCGGGTGCCGGCGCTTTTCCAGGCACAGGCGCCGGCAGCCCAGGATGTTGAGGTGCGGCTGGGCAGGGCCGAGGTGCGTCCAGCCCTGGCCCAGGGCGGGCAGGTGCGGAGCTGTGCCTGCGGCATCTGCCGGCTGTGCGCGGCCCAGGCCTATGCCCGGCAGGGGGGAGGTGCCGGCGGCGGCGGGCCGGCCACCGGCAGCCCAGGTGGGGCAGCCGGCGCCTCTGACCAGACCGGCACGGCGGCCGAAGCTGCAGGGTCTGGCGATACGGCGGCCGTGGCCGCCCAAGACCAGGTGCTGACCGCCCGGGAGCAGCTGGCGGTGGCCTCCCTCCGGCGCCGGGATACCGAGGTCAAGGCCCATGAGCGGGCGCATCTGGCGGCCGCCGGCGGCTACGCCACCAGCAGCGCCCACTATCAGCGGGT
Proteins encoded:
- a CDS encoding putative metalloprotease CJM1_0395 family protein — translated: MPPTQAVGNGPAELANLASPARQPRVPALFQAQAPAAQDVEVRLGRAEVRPALAQGGQVRSCACGICRLCAAQAYARQGGGAGGGGPATGSPGGAAGASDQTGTAAEAAGSGDTAAVAAQDQVLTAREQLAVASLRRRDTEVKAHERAHLAAAGGYATSSAHYQRVRGPDGRYYAVGGEVGIDTSAEGSPQRTIAKMLTIRRAALAPANPSAQDRRVAALAGQRLMTAYGELDALRREEQAARQEAIQARGAGQSAEDGAGGVETGQEGSETPAPAGAPRPSPGLPPAGSQARGLGSFSRIV